The following coding sequences lie in one Mercenaria mercenaria strain notata chromosome 5, MADL_Memer_1, whole genome shotgun sequence genomic window:
- the LOC123558403 gene encoding cAMP and cAMP-inhibited cGMP 3',5'-cyclic phosphodiesterase 10A-like, which yields MSCASPLKMGSQLTEKEIKEYLQSHPKVVEEYLVTSASESFIENVLQEKLRAEAGDNFAASAKPQDPQRPLRSTIYTDTGIRAMSRKIIGSIKDEDIYERIYELCLLIETAIDAEHFHLFAVENDQAHIATYEPERGCIRFGKIGRNLTVAAHVATEKLPLNIKYLENDSRFPEGVGIEKYNKGHVISIPLFLECGSPYVIIEFLRSQASSTFSEFHFELVNAVMTWVMACLQKMKLNKLLKLQDALNNFLLETTRVMFDDMEDIDTLVTNIMTFTKDLVTADRCALFLVDEERQELFADYFDEGKQSEAGLPVFTKKSQIRFPKDRGIAGYVAQTGEVVNIKDAYSDERFNTEIDKKTGYRTKNILCMPINGKNGVIGVVQMINRKNGDFFTNEDVSAFKLFAVYCALALHYSRLYNMLAHQQMKYKVAMEVLHFHLTCSEEEAKTLQDNPYLRADQVPATFDKYDFTCYEHEDILPRLFIKMIEYTFGKNTFEVNKLCRFVLTIKKNYRPVVYHNWQHGFHVAHCVWRIIETSGLKFTRLEKMALIVGGVCHDVDHRGYNNDFFKKLNLPLANLYTTSVMEQHHYKQTITILHSEGQDIFSCLSSSEHKDVLELIRKFITATDLALYFPNQKFLSGLIEKNEFNFEVQSHHDGLLSLMMTAADLCAICKPWSTQKRTARLIYEEFYIQGDEEKKRGIQPIPMMDRINEKDIPKMQVGFIGFICKPMYTTLATLIPATQPLLDGCLICKENWEKCAAEAAAAEAEAISKN from the exons ATGTCCTGTGCCAGTCCGCTAAAAATGGGTTCGCAACtgacagaaaaagaaataaaagaatatctTCAAAGCCATCCAAAGGTAGTGGAGGAGTATCTTGTGACTTCCGCTTCTGAATCTTTTATCGAAAATGTCTTGCAGGAAAAACTGCGGGCGGAGGCGGGGGATAATTTTGCTGCATCTGCAAAACCTCAAGATCCACAGAGACCCCTGCGGTCAACAATTTATACAGATACCGGAATACGGGCGATGAGCCGAAAAATAATTGGCTCTATCAAAGACGAAGACATATACGAACGAATTTATGAATTATGTCTACTTATCGAAACCGCCATTGATGCCGAGCACTTTCATTTATTTGCGGTGGAAAATGACCAGGCACATATAGCCACGTATGAGCCGGAAAGGGGTTGTATACGCTTCGGAAAAATCGGAAGAAATCTTACAGTAGCAGCACATGTCGCTACAGAAAAACTTCCGCTGAAcataaaatatcttgaaaatgaTTCAAGGTTTCCAGAAGGTGTTGGCATAGAGAAATACAACAAAGGCCATGTAATAAGCATTCCGTTATTTCTTGAATGTGGAAGTCCCTATGTAATCATAGAGTTCTTAAGGAGCCAAGCGTCTTCTACATTCAGTGAGTTTCATTTTGAACTCGTAAATGCGGTTATGACATGGGTTATGGCGTGTTTGCAGAAGATGAAACTGAACAAG ttGCTAAAACTGCAAGACGCATTGAACAACTTCCTTCTGGAGACAACAAGAGTAATGTTTGATGACATGGAAGATATAGACACACTGGTCACAAATATCATGACGTTCACTAAGGACCTTGTTACAGCGGACAGATGTGCCTTGTTTCTGGTAGACGAGGAGAG ACAGGAGCTGTTTGCTGATTACTTTGACGAGGGAAAGCAAAGTGAAGCCGGTCTTCCTGTGTTTACTAAGAAGTCACAAATCCGATTCCCAAAGGATCGGGGTATAGCCGGTTATGTTGCCCAGACTGGCGAG GTGGTGAACATCAAAGACGCGTACAGTGATGAACGATTTAACACAGAAATAGACAAGAAGACTGGTTATCGTACTAAAAATATCCTCTGCATGCCAATCAATGGCAAAAATGGAGTGATAGGTGTGGTCCAGATGATAAATAG AAAGAATGGTGATTTTTTCACGAACGAGGATGTGAGCGCGTTCAAACTGTTCGCTGTGTACTGTGCGCTTGCATTACACTATTCTAGACTCTACAACATGCTAGCACATCAGCAGATGAAATACAAG GTAGCGATGGAAGTTTTGCACTTTCACCTGACATGCAGCGAAGAAGAAGCAAAGACATTACAAGATAACCCGTACCTCAGAGCCGATCAGGTGCCCGCAACTTTTGACAAATACGACTTCACTTGCTATGAACATGAAGATATTCTTCCCCGGCTGTTTATAAAGATGATCGAGTATACATTTG GTAAGAATACTTTTGAAGTGAACAAATTGTGCCGCTTCGTGTTGACAATAAAGAAAAACTACCGACCTGTCGTGTACCACAACTGGCAGCATGGCTTCCATGTTGCGCACTGTGTGTGGAGAATTATCGAGACTTCCGGTCTGAAATTCACAAGGCTAGAAAAAATGGCGCTGATCGTGGGCGGGGTTTGCCATGACGTCGATCATCGCGGTTACAACAACGATTTCTTCAAGAAATTGAATCTACCCCTTGCAAACTTGTACACGACATCAGTGATGGAGCAGCATCACTACAAGCAGACGATAACGATTCTCCACTCGGAGGGACAGGATATCTTCTCGTGTTTGTCATCAAGCGAGCATAAAGATGTTCTAGAGTTAATCAG GAAGTTTATAACAGCGACGGATTTGGCGCTGTATTTTCCAAACCAGAAGTTCCTTTCTGGTTTAATTGAAAAGAACGAGTTCAACTTTGAAGTTCAAAGTCACCATGACGGCCTACTATCGCTTATGATGACGGCCGCGGATTTGTGTGCCATTTGCAAACCGTGGTCAACACAAAAGAGAACTGCGAGGCTGATTTACGAGGAGTTCTACATACAG GGTGACGAGGAGAAGAAGCGAGGAATACAGCCTATACCAATGATGGACAGAATCAATGAAAAAGACATCCCGAAAATGCAG GTTGGATTTATTGGATTTATCTGCAAGCCGATGTACACCACTCTAGCAACCCTTATACCTGCCACACAGCCCCTCCTAGATGGATGTCTAATATGTAAGGAGAACTGGGAAAAGTGTGCTGCTGAAGCCGCAGCTGCCGAAGCCGAGGCCATATCTAAAAATTAG